In Priestia megaterium NBRC 15308 = ATCC 14581, the following proteins share a genomic window:
- a CDS encoding ArsR/SmtB family transcription factor, with protein MRKPYQPPKSEIKLTPILHALSDPNRLRIVQCLATRKEQTCSYYQKLNVSKSTLSHHIKVLREAGIIKLRIEGTQHYYSLRLEELEELFPGLLPSIINIDEQLF; from the coding sequence ATGAGAAAACCTTATCAACCACCGAAATCTGAAATTAAATTAACGCCTATTTTACACGCGTTGAGTGATCCTAACCGGCTGCGAATTGTACAGTGTTTAGCGACAAGAAAGGAGCAGACCTGTTCGTATTATCAAAAATTAAATGTATCAAAATCAACGCTATCACATCATATTAAAGTACTTCGCGAAGCTGGAATTATCAAACTACGTATAGAAGGTACGCAGCACTATTATTCCTTGCGTTTAGAAGAACTTGAGGAATTGTTCCCAGGTCTGCTTCCTTCCATTATAAATATAGATGAGCAGTTATTTTAA
- a CDS encoding CHY zinc finger protein: MNKSAPIVKGDTVDSETRCTHYHTDKDIIAIKFYCCNTYYPCYQCHNGYADHDIKKWPKAMFNEKAILCGVCKHELSIHEYLTCNSTCPHCRSSFNPGCSLHGHIYFEQKS; encoded by the coding sequence ATGAACAAATCTGCACCTATAGTAAAAGGTGATACGGTGGATTCCGAAACGCGCTGTACGCACTATCATACGGATAAAGATATTATTGCAATAAAATTTTATTGCTGTAATACATATTATCCATGCTATCAATGTCATAATGGATATGCTGATCATGATATTAAAAAGTGGCCAAAAGCTATGTTTAATGAAAAAGCTATTCTTTGCGGAGTATGTAAACATGAGCTATCAATTCATGAATATTTAACCTGTAACTCGACTTGCCCTCACTGTCGTTCTTCTTTTAATCCTGGATGCAGCCTGCATGGACACATTTATTTTGAACAAAAAAGCTGA